Sequence from the Puntigrus tetrazona isolate hp1 chromosome 11, ASM1883169v1, whole genome shotgun sequence genome:
ATCAACGAAAATCACTTGTAGTAGCTCTGCTGCATCTATGTTCAGCGTGTGTGAAAGCAAAGAAATCACAATATACGCTGATGCTTAAACGAgtctaataaaaatgtgatatgaAACCAATAAGGTGACAGGAAATAATTATGATTGGTAACTTATTTCGCCAACAATTGGTaggtaaaatgatttttattttttaggcctgtgtgtaaataagtgtatctctctctttttacatttctgatgGTCAGATTGTCTCGCTGGCTTGCCAGCTGTTGTCTGGCTCTCATGTGTGTCTGAGAACACTCTCAGCGTGGCTCTCAGCTGTAGCGCTCAGGATCGTGACTCACAGGAAGTTCTTCTccagtgtttgtatttatgtgtgcaCATGATCATGTGTCATCTCAGGTCAGCTGGTTGTCAGTACAATCCAATGGTATAACAGCTGTTGTTGGGCCTCACACAATCCTCACTGTACTAAacactccctcacacacacacacactctctctctctctctctctctctctcgctctctctctcagcgtgtgatctctctctctctctctctctctgtgtgcagGAGAGCAGAAGTTATCCAGGCAGGACTAAAGATCAGGATGGAGAAGGAAGATCTGAAGATTATCAACAAGGGTTTGGAGGATGAGATGGTATtttacttttctctctctttttttgcccttttttctttcataaagCACACAAGTTGATTTTCTTTCTGTTCAGGAGCTGAGCGGGTATCGGCTGTGCCGATGGAAGGTGGTTCTGGTGGGTTTGGGTGGTTTCTGTACGGGTGGTTTTCTCTTCCTGCTGCTCTATTGGATGCCTGAATGGTGTGTGAAGGCCACCTGCAGACGGACCACCATCAAAGATGCAGACGTAGCCCTCTTACGAAGCACCGTATGTATTAAACCTATATCTGCATCAAGTGATTTTTGGATCacttgataattttttttttttttttttttattaataactacTTTTAGGTTTTATAAATATGCttattgaaatgttattatttttttaaaagacaggAATTTCCCTAAACAATGAATAAACCGAAGGCACAAATTATGTCTAGCAAAAAATAGACTTATAGTCTTTAAGAATGACAATGCTGCAGACGTCATGTTGTTGTTTGGCAGATAACCCTCTACTCTGAGGCAGATCATTCGTAAATGGCTTCCAGTCATAATTATAGTGCAGTGATGTGGTGTGTTGTAACATAAGTATGTGTTTGCAtgtaatctgtgtttttgtccataGGATGAGTTCAAGCGCTGGTTTAGAGCGAAGATTCGGGTAATGCTGGCCCCTGGGAAGGACCCTTATGACAACCTGGCCTCTCAAACCGCCTCCCCTCAAGCCAATGACCACACCCACAACCCCACTGACCCTGCCCCTGGGAAAATCACCGGGAATCCAGAGGACCAGCCTGTGCCGGTATCATTCGCATCAAATCAATCCTAACCTTCACATATAGTTCAATTCTGCATTTCCACAAATTCTAGTGTTTGCTAACTATATATACGCTACCAGTCAAAGCTTTTTGAAGACAAAAAAGACTCTTCTGTTTAccaagcttgcatttatttgatctaaaatactGCAAAAGTAAATTAGTAGAGGTGCTCCCTAATAGTTGACTAATTGTTGGTCCACCAGTAGAGACTAGGTTGACCAAAATTTTATTAGTCGCTTagttgcataaaaataataatccccAGGTGAAGTCTCGCAGTCCATGACTGACAGATAACGGCTAGTTTATGGTAATGCAGTAAAACATCAGCTGCGTCCAAACGCTTGCCTATCATTCATCGACCTCAAATATGGCTTGTTATCTGAAATGTGTAAGTATTAGCAACTTTACATGGCCGTGTAATGTTAACGCTGGCCGCTGTAATGGCTGCTGATCAGTGTCTGTGCAGAGAGTGAAGAGTAGGACAGATGGAGACGGTGGTGCGCTCAAATTTTTATGTGTGCTttcacaataacaaaataatatatctCGCTTTTTTGTGAATTCCTAGTGAAAGCAAACAGGACGCACTCTCTGCCGTCTCTGACCGTCAACTCGAGCGCAAAACACctcatacatttttgtttctctctgtagatatatttttatgtctgCAAAACAGTGAAATGTCTACTTTCAAATGAACCaattcaaattgaaaacaaTTATAGAATGTTATCCTCATGAAACATGCATACAGACACATCACTACTGCATAGAAGAGTGTCCAAGGACAAAAGAAAGCGCTGCTTGATCAAAAtagtaaaatgttaatgcagtcTCCATACTGTTTTTCACTGACACGTTCATAATCATTACTTCTGCCGCTGCGCTTGGCGAGCTTTGCGTTCGCTTGAGCACTAATGGTACgatgataaataaatgctcatacctgaatggtttattaataaacatgcgGTTAGTCAATGCTTAAAATCAGAGAAATCTTAGACCAGAGAAATCCCTAGTTGACGACAGCCctaaatatttgtacaatttaaaatgactgctttgtttgaatatattttaaaatgtgatttattgctgtgatcCAAATGaaatccctatcattgtattctcttatttaatattgtccagtgctttgatacaatctgttttgttaaaagagctttataaataagtgatttgaattgattgattaaattatcagcagcattactccagtcttcagtggcacataatccttcaaaaatcattctaatatgttaatttgctgtttaagaGGGGTTTTTTAAGATTCATTGGAAGCTTGAAATAATTATaagcaaggatgctttaaattgatcaaaagccaTGATAAAGacataatgttaaaatgatttccatTTCGGAAAAAATACGTTGTACTCTGTTTtcaatatcataataataataataatgataatggaAGTTTTTGAGCAGGAAATCagattattgtaattatttctaaaggatcatgtgcctgaaataatgatgctaaaatttCCGTTTTGaaatcaaaggaataaataacattttaaaaagtaatttttaatagtaaaaatgctttttgaattttaccGTCTTGGCTGCATTTtagatcaaacaaatgcaggcATGGTGAGCTTTCAAAACATTACAGATGctattgtttaaacattttgaatgtggTGTAGTGTAGTTGGGCTTTATCTGTGAATGGGTAaacctcttttctttctcatatttctgcttttcttcTCCATTACAGAGGCGTTATTTTACCCTCCACAGCACTAAATACTTTTGGAACGACTCCATTCAGAACTTCGAAGTATTGAAGTAAGCAAACATGCCCATTTATGACCCGTCTCTGATGATTTGTATAAATTCTGCTCTGCGAAACCCTAAAACCTCATTGTTCTGCAGAGGCCTGGAAGATCAGAGCATGACCTGCTCTTCTGTTCACTCAAAGCACAGTTTCGGGCTCAACAAAAACCAGCAGGAGTACAGGTGAAGCCTTTGTAATCTGTCAGTTGAGCCGTGTCTGGAAATAAATGTTGACTAGTGGGCTCAAGAATCAAGTTTAACTATTGTTCATCTCTACTTTAGGAGATTTTTTTTCGGACTCAATGAAATAGACGTGAAAGTGCCTTCTCTTTTCAAGCTGCTAATTAAGGAGGTATGAGTGAAATGTGAGACCGACCCTGGCTGCAGAAATAGCATGACGCAGCACTGCTGACTCTGCTGTGGTAAATATTGTATGTCTTCTTAGGAACTTGAAATAAAGGAACTATCTTCGTCCCTCTCTTTCTCAGGTCCTCAATCCTTTCTACATCTTCCAGCTCTTCAGTGTTATCCTGTGGTGTACTGATGAATACTACTACTACGCAATGGCCATAGTCGTCATGTCAGTCATATCAATAGCTACCTCTCTCTACACTATTAAAAAGGTATGAAGTTAAATCGTTTAAAACGGTATGcgcaaaacattttatttactgtgctgttgtatttttcatatttttaatatttctaattttagtaaaaaataatgGTATAGTGGATTAATACTATAGTCCAgatctttttacatttatttatttaataagttaATGGTTTGTGAAATGTTGACCAATGCAGGCAAGTCAATGATTATTTTTGGCTACTAACTGATTAATAGCATGTTAATATTCTTTGTTATTCTGTATACTGTACAAAGTATTTGtgcaaaatatgtacatgctattttatgatttaatatacATATGAATTTTGTATTCtgcactattttaaatattattcaaatacatttaaaattgttcatTATGAGCCAATTAATAATCAGTATTGATATGAAATACAacataattattactacacataaTTTTGCTTCCTGTACTGTTTCTTATGTTGTATtaggtattttaaatattattttttaaggaaaaaacatttcccatgaagaaaacaaactatttgaaatgcaattaaatatatatatattgttttatcaaAGACAAAAATCCATTAAGTTCATAAATATATTGGTCAATAAAGGTTTTGGCCtttattaactaataaattACCTATTAAAATTGTGTAACATGCCACATATTTATGAGATactttatatactgtaaatttagttttttattttagtgtaataattaaatcagtAATTCTCTAAGCGAAAGTTTTTACATGTCGAATGACATTTCTCGTTTTAGTATAACGAACATTGAtgaattatacataataaaagacatttatggtAACATTTGAACACGACCAGTTTGATTCTGTTATTTcagcaaataaatcaatataatgtTGTATTTTAGAGTCATCAAGCATAGGGGTGTATCCAAGGTTAGagttaatgctaaatttctgaTTACATAACTGAGGTCTGTTATCAGTTCATATGTTTTTGTATACGCCTATTAGATTAGATTATCTGTGCTGCCTGGTCAAGAGaatgtttatttgtgctttacatttagcctttttttgttgttttacagcaATATGTAATGCTACACGACATGGTGGCAGCACACAGTACTGTTCGAGTTACAGTCTACAGGGGCGAAAACGGTACGGATCAGAGTGTGGAATATGATTTTCATTACATCTAAGTATATTTGTAATGAGGGTGCTGCTGCAGGTCTGGGTTGCCTGCATCAGTGAGCCTGGCGCAGTGGCCAAAGTCACGATGAGTCAGCACTCCTGCGCAAGGAAGCATGGGTAATAAGTGATCTGCTGAGACAGACTGCTTTTATTTCACACCTCTctctgtcttgttttttttttgctgtacagAAACGGAGGAAGCCCTGTCCACAGACCTGGTCCCCGGCGACGTCATCGTCATCCCCAGCAACGGGACCATCATGCCCTGTGACGCAGTGCTCATCTGTGGCACCTGCATTGTTAATGAGAGCATGCTTACAGGTGATTGGATGCAGCCAAAGTTGATTTAGAGAGGGGCGATTTGGGGGGAAATCATACGTTACCCTGGACCGCAAAACCGGTTATAAATGTCAGTGTTCAACATTTTTTGGCAATTgggatttatacatcatctaatggctgaataaatgtgattttgcaTGGATgcaatactgagaaaatcacctttgtGAAGTTGCAACTGGTCGAAAATTAAgccttaatatttttacagaaggaaatgtagaaaatatcttcatggaacatgatctttagttaatatcattcattttgacccatacaatggaATTTTGGCtcttgctataaatataccccagtgacttaatactggttttgtggtccagggtcacacgtATTCCTCATGACTGCTCAAAAATAGTTCAAATACATAACTCCTGTCCACCTTTTTCATTGCAGAAGTTGTTTTTGAATGCGCAAGTCTTCTTGTTCATTAACCTCTGTAGGGAAATAACGAGAAGAATGagcatacagtaaaacagtttgAACTACAAACCAGTGCGTTTGTAattaagataaattaaaataatatagtgacactatataaatataaatgttttgcacaGCTAAAAATAGGTCTGGCTTCTGGTGTCATCCGTTTCCAgctattaaatatacaaatgactGTCACCACtcatatgatatttatttatttctaaacatgACAATTAGGGTTTCATTTTTCTTGCTGCAGTGATTGGTCAATAGACAGATGAAGTATATTCGTGAACCATTCCAAATGTTTTTGAcattattgtgacgtttttttgttacattaccACCTAATCTACTCAAATTTTTACTATTGAAGAAACAaagatttttatgatttaatacgCGCATTAActttcagtaagatttttgacttcagctttcttttctgtttttatttaaagtgataaTCACCGATTTCATGTATATGTTGTCCTTTGTCGTCATTTAACGGCTGTTgttgtcatttaatttattttcctttttttgtgaataCAGTGAAGATATGCATGTCTCCTTAAATGTTTCTCATTTCATGTATTCAGGTGAGAGTGTTCCAGTCACAAAGACTGACCTTCCAAACCCTCAACGGGATAAGAAGGGTGGGGATGGAGATGCCATCTACAGCACAGAGGAACACAAGAGACACACGCTCTTCTGTGGCACAAACGTCATACAGACCCGCTACTACACGGGAGAAATGGTCAAAGCTGTGGTGGTCCGCACAGGTTAGAAGCCAGAAGtacttcaaatacattttaagcatgCTTTGTCTGCCGCCTTTTTGTCGCTGAAGTTGTATTTCAATGTATTGCCTCGAGTTTGCACTAAAAGGTACCATAGTAGGCAGGATATCTGCTCGAATGATGCTTTAAAATACTGCCAACATAAGCAGCTGACTAGATTCTGTAACGGAGCCCATAGTTACAATttcagtgtgtgtatttttcttctCTAGGCTTCAGCACCGCTAAAGGGCAGCTCATCCGCTCTATCCTGTACCCAAAACCCACAGATTTTAAGCTGTACCGGGACGCGTACATGTTCCTGCTGTGCCTGGTCGCTGTTGCCAGCATCGTCTTTGTCTATTCCTTGGTCATGAAAATCATAAATAAggtttttatctttctttaatGTCATAAGGAACAGCAGTGTTTTTGTGACATCAGTAAGTTGGGGCAAATGTTTGCATCCCCAACTTTGAACAGTTTTGGGGGACACACTTTTTTCCCCCTAATACCGCCCTTCAAAGTTTATAGACGATAGTTACACGTTTgccagaagacaaaataagttcAATTTGAACCATTTGAAGCATTTGAACCTTCTGTAATAGCAGTCCCTCAGGTGTAAAAAGATTCATCTCGAAATCAAAGTCAATGTTGGAAAgagttcaaatgcaaaaaatgctgaaaaccaAAAATTGGTTGGATCTGAATGATTTTTCTGAATCACAGCAGGCAATTTAactgttcaggacaaacaagggactcatgAGCGGCTGTcactaaagaaacaaaaaacaacaccgTTGTAAAAATCAAGGGAATGTAAACTTTCGAACAATTCcgtttttataaattgttttttttttgtctaaacatCTTATTCAGGTCAGTTATTAAATGAACGTTAACATGCACTTTGTATGATGCCtcttaaatttaataaaataattggcaTTTAAATGGGGATGCAAACTTTTGACCTCAGCTTTAGGTTATAGAACACTTTTTGTGTATATAGATGTAGCAGAATTGAAAGTCTAGGAAAATGTGACCGGTTCAATAAATTGAGTAAATAAAGtgtgaaaaatgtgtgtttcaCTGGTATGATTTTTGTCATGTAGGAACCAGTAAAGGAAATCATAGTCAAGTCTCTGGACATCATTACTATCACGGTGCCCCCTGCGCTGCCGGCAGCCATGACAGCGGGCATCGTCTATGCTCAACGGCGCCTCAAGAAAGTCGGGATATTCTCCATCAGTCCACAAAGAATCAACATCTGTGGGCAGCTGAACCTGGTGTGCTTTGACAAGGTAAACATGGGAGACCGAAGTCCTTTTCTTTTAATGCAACGGGGagtcaaatattacaaatatctttttttttaaaaaactactttcagaaacattaaatctggttatttttcataaaactaGGGTAAATTGTGGAGACATTTTGGAACTTCATGGTCTAATATTATGCAGTAATATGTTTTAGCTAATACAGAGTTgatgcatttatcattttacaatttttcatttaacagatgtgtaatattatgcaattattaaacaatttacttattttaaacattactattgtctaaataataaaatgaacggtttatttaaaaaaaaagacattactGCTActactttattataataataataataataataatgataatgatcaTGATATGAAACAAATTGTTgttaaataactattattattacagtataaaaacgaggcttgtttttagtaatttattattattattattattattatttttatttatttatttatttttttttcataatttcagaCAGGCACCCTTACAGAAGATGGCTTGGACATGTGGGGAATTCAGCGAACAGAAGATGGCAGgtataaaataaagatgaaatggATTACCAGAACATTCTCAGTTGTTTTTGGCTCATCACTGCAGGTGCTTTAACTGCTCCTCTGCACTAGATTCCACCATTCAGAAGAAAAAGCAGACGATAAGAACTTGGTAACAACCAAGTTTGTGTCCTGCATGGCCACCTGTCACTCTCTCACCAAGATTGAGGGTCAGCTCTCTGGAGATCCACTGGACCTCAAGATGTTCGAGGCCACAGGCTGGGTCAGTGTCTGCTGTGACAGGAGAACAGCTTTTAATGTTCTCATTCGAGTTTTGGAACTAGttgtacttgtttttatttattttggtgtcGCTCTGTGGCTTCAGATACTGGTGGAAGCTACAGAAGAGGAGACGGCTCACCACGACCGCATTGAACTCACTTACGTAAAACCACCCAATCAGCTTCTGCCGCCGCCAGTCATATCACCCGAACAGGACATGGTGAGCATTTCTCTGCTTTTTACAggataaattatttgtttttaaaacatttgttctgATCTCTTGCTGTTTCTTTCCAGGAACTGTCTGAACTCTATGAGCTCTCGGTATGTACAATGgctattatttgtatttaatttatgaaaTCTGTGGACACACATTGGGGTTTAAAtgatatctgtttgtttttttttaatgctgtagGCGTCATATATGATTGGTATCGTGCGGCAGTTCTCCTTCTCCTCCGCTCTGCAGAGAATGAGTGTGGTTGTCCGTCAGATCGGAGAGAGACGTATGGATGCCTATCTGAAAGGAGCTCCAGAGGTTGTGGCGAGCCTGTGTAAGAAAGAAACAGGTCAGCAAGAAAAATCAGTCGGTTGTTAATATCTAACCTCTTAAGTTTCAAGTATCCgattgaagtatttttttcctcacaacGCACGACAGTACCAGAAGATTTTGCAGAGGTTCTGGAGAACTACACCAAACAGGGCTTCCGGGTCATCGCTCTGGCACACAGGCGGCTGGAATCCAAACTTACATTTCACAAAGTGCAGAACATTAACCGGTAAAGATGACGCTTTTTACTGGGAcgtcaattaaaattaaacttaacTAACTAAACTGACTTTTACAGAATAAGGTGCCATGTTACGCTGGAACTGTTGGTTCTGTGTTTCTATACAGGGATCAAATTGAGAAAAATATGGATTTTCTGGGTTTGATCATCATGCAGAACAAGCTGAAAACCGAAACGCCAGGTGTGCTGGACGATCTCCGACGTGCCAGCATACGCACCGTCATGGTCACAGGTACATGACTTCTGTGGTCTGCATGTTCTACTTGTGGAAACCCGTTTAATATGGTTTCTGAACATACTTTTCAAATGGTCAATATCGGAGCATATTTTATGTAGCTTTCATTCaaaaagatttagtttttaaaagaaggcTTCTTGCTCATcaggactgcatttatttgatcaaaaatacagtaaaacgctaatgttctgaaataataacataaaaagtttatttttatatattttatgtaattttattttccaagattcttttgagtaaaaaatgtaaatgtagtgtTTACATTGTTTCGTTTAAATTAATGTGGCCTCGCTGATTAAAAGATTGAACGCTTacatcccaaacttttgagcacTTGTGTGCGGCACACGCTGCCTatgatgtataaatgttttctcGTAGTACGTACCTAGCAGGACGCATTTGATCTGTGTCCAACAAACATGCTTCGGTTACGCCCTCCGTACCTTACTTGTGTTATTTCACCTGGCTAGCTTACCGGGAGCTGAACATGCTCATGTTGTTTGAAGATGGAAGGGAGTTTAGGGCGACCAGCCGCGGGCAGACGGGAGTCTGGGAGCTTTGTAGCTTAAATCATTAGGTATTCCTGGAATCTCGTCTAATAAGGTTCTCGGCTCTCCAGATTACCAGCCAAGCGCTCCAAAGTTCATACGAGGCTGAATGCAGCATTGTGAATGTAAGCAGATTGAGTTTGTACATGACCTACTCTCACAATCATGAGGAGCACTGGTTCATTGCCAGACACCAGCCATCATCTCTGTCTACTGACtaattaaaaagtacttttgtACCAATATATTGAATGATCTAATAGAatggaatttaaaaatgaataggttattgtaagggttttttttgttttttttgttttcttaatctTTTCTTTGTCTCTTGTGTAGGTGACAACATGCTGACGGCCATCTCCGTGGCACGAGACTGCGGCATGATTCAGCCACAAGACCGAGTCATTATTGCCGACGCGCTGCCCCCTAAAGATGGCCAGGCTGCCAAGATCACCTGGCACTACGCCGACAAACCCGGCAAACTCTCAAACAAGCCCACTAAACTAGAGGTCAGTGTGCCATCTGCTGGCCACACCCAGTCACTGTGACTTTGTGGGAATTAATATTCTGGGTTAATACGGTTTGAGACCTGTCCCCAGTTTTTGTGGCACATTGACACCGTTTTCAGATACCTTTAGCAAAATCAGTCTTACAGTAAGATACGTGCAATGGAACATGCAGTATGCATTAATCTATGGGAATCAGCCAAATACATCTCAAGACGCCTCGTATCAATCATCTCTCTGTACTTGTGTTCTTTGATTGCAGGAGATGGAGATTATTATGGAAGATGGGCATTCTGTGGATGAGATGAAAACTCAGGAACAGTATCACTTTGCCATGAGCGGCAAATCATTTGCTGTAATTACTGAGCATTTCCAGGACCTGCTACAGAAGGtatgaaaaaagtaattttttttgattCGTGTAGACGTGAGTTGTTAATATATGATGTTTATGGTGTTTTGATTGTTGGTGTAGCTGGTGCTTCATGGAACAGTGTTTGCAAGGATGGCGCCTGACCAGAAGACTCAGCTTGTTGAGACATTAGAAAGTGTAGAGTGAgtattacacaaacacacaaactccaTGGGAGCTCTGTTTGCATGTCTCTTTAGAATAGTAATCATTGGTGTATACTTGTGGTTTTACAAGGGATTACTCGCATAGTAGTAGTAAAACCTTGCTAaagttttttccctttttcttctGCAGTTATTTTGTAGGAATGTGTGGAGACGGAGCGAACGACTGTGGGGtgagatattttaaaatcttatttgaTAGGATTGTGTgtggtgttttttatttttttttatagcttagCTAATGTCTGTCGGTTTTGTCATCAGGCACTGAAGAGAGCTCATGCTGGCATCTCTCTGTCAGAGCTGGAGGCTTCAGTGGCTTCTCCATTTACCTCCACGACTCCCAGCATCACCTGCGTGCCCAATCTGATCAGGTGTCCTAACCGCACCACAGCACACCTCCTGTTTCAAGCCCTCATCAAGAAAAATCATCATTTTCGGATTTCAGACTGAATTTATTGTACTGCCGTGACTTTCAGGACTCAAAACAACTCAAAGTccaacaaaagcatttattaaaattacaaacgTTAGATTCGTTTTGGACATCAGAAATCCAAAAAACATGATGGCATAATGGCACAAACAAATATGTCTACTTTTACCTAATTTATTACAGTAAGAAATGGGACCTTTTGTCGATTGCTTGGTTAGGATGCTGTGTTAGTCTGAAATAGTTGATGGTGCTTGTAGAAGGCATTTCCCAAAGACAAATTCATTCTTTTCACAAAACATTGTGTTTTCCAAGAGTCTCACACATGCCGTTTCTCCACAGAGAGGGCAGAGCGGCTCTCATCACCTCCTTCTGCGTGTTCAAGTTCATGGCTCTATACAGTATTATTCAATGCCTCAGTGTTGCCCTTCTCTACTCCGTAAGTTCCCTCGTCATTCACAGAATTACTTGCTACAGTTATGTCTTTCTGTGCTCGTGAGTGACAGAAGGTCATTAGTTCATGCTCCTACATCCCTGATCCAGTAGTAATGCGTTTCAGATTGGCAGTAACCTGGGTGACTTCCAGTTCCTCTTCATCGACATGGCCATCATTCTTCTAATTGTCTTCACCAGTGAGTATGAGCTGTAATGTCTTTTCTCGTTCGGCTCAAATCGATTTCAGTGGTGCCAGTTGCATTTAATGGCTAAAAACCTTTTAGAATAATATGCACTAGAAATATTTTGGGacataaatgtttcatgttgtcaATAAGCACTTGGATTTGAGCTCATGAAAATGCAGGAGCATTACTGATTATTCGTGAGGCCGTTTTTAatcgtttgttttgtttgctttcccGCTCACCCCTAGTGAGTTTGAATTCTGCGTGGAAGGAGCTTGTCGCCCAAAGACCTCCCTCCGGCCTCGTCTCAGGTCCTCTCCTTTTCTCAGTTCTTAGCCAGATTCTCATTTGCCTCGGCTTCCAGATCATGGCCTTCCTCTTGATCCAACAATTGGGCTGGTACTCCAAACCAGAGTGAGTACAGCGCATTAGTGGTACTGCAACGCACTTAAACATCTTCagattgttttcatatttaacttgctcgcattaaaaaaaaaaaaaaaatcatcagctttagtctttgttttatttttccagtttcTACAACTGCTCTGCTCCCCAACACATAGATAACTCCACTGAAGAAACGTCTGAAGAACGCATCATGAATGATGTGAATACCACACTCTTCTTCGTCTCCTCTTTTCAGTACCTCATTGTCGCCATTGTTTTCTCCAAAGGAAAGCCCTTCCGCCAGCCCAGCTACAAGAACTGTAAGGAACCGTAACCTTTTTCAGATCGATGCGTTCACGGTGCAGTGTGACAAACTCACGAAGCAGCATTGTTTCACAATTTTACATTCtatttagtacattttgaacatttgaatGTTACGTAGATATAACGTTTGCATTCTAGCTCTGCATCCTGGTATGTTTGTGCGGTTAACTTGGGGTAATTAGTTTAGTTAAAATTCTCtagaattaaaatgtaagtaatgTGTAAAAATTGCAATATGCATGTTGAAATGAAATTGTTCTTGTCTGACGTTTGCCTTGAAGACACAGCAAATGCTAATCGGCTTCTCACTTACTCTTCATTGTGTTTCTGGTTGActgttttctccttttttttttttttttttcagggccGTTTGTTCTGTCTGCTTTAATTCTCgtcattttcctgtttttcatCATGTTTGTCCCAATCTCTGGAATCTATCAATTTTTAGAGGTATGAAACTTTAATATATATGGCCAATGCTTGGAGCAAATATCATTCAGGCCCTTATAAAACCACAAGTTATCCTGCTTAATAATTCTgtgga
This genomic interval carries:
- the atp13a3 gene encoding polyamine-transporting ATPase 13A3 isoform X3 yields the protein MEKEDLKIINKGLEDEMELSGYRLCRWKVVLVGLGGFCTGGFLFLLLYWMPEWCVKATCRRTTIKDADVALLRSTDEFKRWFRAKIRVMLAPGKDPYDNLASQTASPQANDHTHNPTDPAPGKITGNPEDQPVPRRYFTLHSTKYFWNDSIQNFEVLKGLEDQSMTCSSVHSKHSFGLNKNQQEYRRFFFGLNEIDVKVPSLFKLLIKEVLNPFYIFQLFSVILWCTDEYYYYAMAIVVMSVISIATSLYTIKKQYVMLHDMVAAHSTVRVTVYRGENETEEALSTDLVPGDVIVIPSNGTIMPCDAVLICGTCIVNESMLTGESVPVTKTDLPNPQRDKKGGDGDAIYSTEEHKRHTLFCGTNVIQTRYYTGEMVKAVVVRTGFSTAKGQLIRSILYPKPTDFKLYRDAYMFLLCLVAVASIVFVYSLVMKIINKEPVKEIIVKSLDIITITVPPALPAAMTAGIVYAQRRLKKVGIFSISPQRINICGQLNLVCFDKTGTLTEDGLDMWGIQRTEDGRFHHSEEKADDKNLVTTKFVSCMATCHSLTKIEGQLSGDPLDLKMFEATGWILVEATEEETAHHDRIELTYVKPPNQLLPPPVISPEQDMELSELYELSASYMIGIVRQFSFSSALQRMSVVVRQIGERRMDAYLKGAPEVVASLCKKETVPEDFAEVLENYTKQGFRVIALAHRRLESKLTFHKVQNINRDQIEKNMDFLGLIIMQNKLKTETPGVLDDLRRASIRTVMVTGDNMLTAISVARDCGMIQPQDRVIIADALPPKDGQAAKITWHYADKPGKLSNKPTKLEEMEIIMEDGHSVDEMKTQEQYHFAMSGKSFAVITEHFQDLLQKLVLHGTVFARMAPDQKTQLVETLESVDYFVGMCGDGANDCGALKRAHAGISLSELEASVASPFTSTTPSITCVPNLIREGRAALITSFCVFKFMALYSIIQCLSVALLYSIGSNLGDFQFLFIDMAIILLIVFTMSLNSAWKELVAQRPPSGLVSGPLLFSVLSQILICLGFQIMAFLLIQQLGWYSKPDFYNCSAPQHIDNSTEETSEERIMNDVNTTLFFVSSFQYLIVAIVFSKGKPFRQPSYKNWPFVLSALILVIFLFFIMFVPISGIYQFLELVCVPLSWRVSMVLIVVGNTLVSVFIEGGIDMFGTKCLSWLCCRQKKVPKARYMHLAQELSVDPDWPPKPKSTTEAKAASHPEDCSYQIEAVS